In Camelus dromedarius isolate mCamDro1 chromosome 3, mCamDro1.pat, whole genome shotgun sequence, one DNA window encodes the following:
- the GIN1 gene encoding gypsy retrotransposon integrase-like protein 1 isoform X2 produces the protein MMVRNGKNGDLHLKQIAYYKRTGEYHPSTLPSERSGIRRAAKKFLFKEKKLFYVGKDRKQNRLVIVSEEEKKKVLRECHENDTGAHHGISRTLTLVESSYYWTSVTNDVKQWVYACQHCQVAKNTVILAPKQHHLKVESPWSIVTVDLMGPFHTSNRSHVYAIIMTDLFTKWVVILPLCDVSASEISKAIINIFFLYGPPQKIIMDQRDEFIHQINVELCELFGTKQIVISHASQTVTPNESTSSMIRMFLSKHCADYPNNWDDHLSAVSFAFNATHLEPTKNTPYFQMFNRNPYVPETSDILRELDGDSTSMFAKILGAVKEADKIMANKTTSAGQVENNNFKELNKNKVIVKKKPKQLNPFHLKVGHEVLRQRKNWWKDGRFQSEWVGPCVIDYITENGCAVLRDNTGTRLKRPIKMSHLKPYVRESSEQGSVVADHDYIGLPEIPVGAYQANILVEDATIGVVDNELLTSSKDRELLEYRNAKISPLIGDHSTLEKQTFSLLDSSNQVLEYLS, from the exons ATGATGGTTCGTAATGGAAAAAATGGTGATCTTCATCTTAAACAGATTGCATATTACAAACGAACTGGTGAATATCATCCATCTACACTGCCGAGTGAGAGAAGTGGCATAAGAAGAGCAgcaaaaaaatttctcttcaaag aaaaaaagctgttttatgttggaaaagacagaaaacaaaatcgTTTGGTAATtgtttcagaagaagaaaaaaagaaagtcctaAGAGAATGCCATGAAAATGATACTGGAGCCCATCATGGCATATCCAGAACCCTTACTCTAGTGGAATCCAGTTACTATTGGACTTCTGTGACCAATGATGTCAAACAGTGG GTGTATGCTTGTCAGCATTGCCAAGTGGCAAAAAATACAGTTATTCTAGCACCTAAACAGCACCATCTCAAGGTGGAGAGTCCATGGAGTATAGTTACTGTTGATCTGATGGGCCCATTTCATACAAGCAACAGAAGTCATGTATATGCTATAATCATGACAGATTTGTTCACAAAATGGGTTGTGATTTTGCCTCTGTGTGATGTTTCAGCATCAGAAATTTCTAAAGCTATtatcaatatatttttcttatatggACCTCCTCAGAAAATAATAATGGACCAAAGAGATGAGTTCATTCATCAG atcAATGTTGAACTGTGTGAATTGTTTGGCACAAAGCAGATTGTAATTTCTCATGCCTCCCAAACTGTTACTCCGAATGAAAGTACATCTAGCATGATCAGAATGTTTCTTTCCAAGCATTGTGCTGACTACCCGAACAACTGGGATGATCACCTGTCAGCTGTTTCATTTGCCTTCAACGCTACTCACTTG gAGCCTACTAAAAATACAccatattttcaaatgtttaatcGAAATCCTTACGTGCCTGAGACTTCAGATATTCTTCGTGAACTGGATGGTGATAGTACAAGTATGTTTGCCAAAATTCTAGGTGCAGTTAAAGAAGCTGATAAAATAATGGCGAATAAGACAACTTCAGCAGGACAG GTGGAGAACAACAatttcaaagaactaaataaaaacaaagtcattgttaaaaagaaaccaaagcaaTTAAATCCATTTCATCTAAAAGTGGGTCATGAAGTtttaagacaaaggaaaaattgGTGGAAGGATGGTCGTTTCCAGTCTGAATGGGTTGGTCCTTGTGTCATAGACTATATTACAGAGAATGGATGTgctgttctgagagacaacacTGGGACCCGACTTAAAAGACCTATCAAAATGTCCCACCTCAAGCCCTATGTAAGAGAGTCCAGTGAGCAAG GTTCAGTAGTGGCAGATCATGACTACATTGGATTGCCTGAAATTCCAGTTGGAGCATACCAAGCAAATATTCTGGTAGAAGATGCAACTATTGGAGTAGTCGATAACGAACTACTGACATCAAGCAAGGATCGTGAACTATTAGAATACAGAAATGCCAAAATCTCTCCATTGATAGGCGATCATAGTACTCTTGAAAAGCAGACTTTTAGTCTATTGGACTCTTCAAACCAAGTCCTTGAGTACTTAAGTTAG
- the GIN1 gene encoding gypsy retrotransposon integrase-like protein 1 isoform X1 — MMVRNGKNGDLHLKQIAYYKRTGEYHPSTLPSERSGIRRAAKKFLFKEKKLFYVGKDRKQNRLVIVSEEEKKKVLRECHENDTGAHHGISRTLTLVESSYYWTSVTNDVKQWVYACQHCQVAKNTVILAPKQHHLKVESPWSIVTVDLMGPFHTSNRSHVYAIIMTDLFTKWVVILPLCDVSASEISKAIINIFFLYGPPQKIIMDQRDEFIHQINVELCELFGTKQIVISHASQTVTPNESTSSMIRMFLSKHCADYPNNWDDHLSAVSFAFNATHLEPTKNTPYFQMFNRNPYVPETSDILRELDGDSTSMFAKILGAVKEADKIMANKTTSAGQVENNNFKELNKNKVIVKKKPKQLNPFHLKVGHEVLRQRKNWWKDGRFQSEWVGPCVIDYITENGCAVLRDNTGTRLKRPIKMSHLKPYVRESSEQDNLYLLQGSVVADHDYIGLPEIPVGAYQANILVEDATIGVVDNELLTSSKDRELLEYRNAKISPLIGDHSTLEKQTFSLLDSSNQVLEYLS, encoded by the exons ATGATGGTTCGTAATGGAAAAAATGGTGATCTTCATCTTAAACAGATTGCATATTACAAACGAACTGGTGAATATCATCCATCTACACTGCCGAGTGAGAGAAGTGGCATAAGAAGAGCAgcaaaaaaatttctcttcaaag aaaaaaagctgttttatgttggaaaagacagaaaacaaaatcgTTTGGTAATtgtttcagaagaagaaaaaaagaaagtcctaAGAGAATGCCATGAAAATGATACTGGAGCCCATCATGGCATATCCAGAACCCTTACTCTAGTGGAATCCAGTTACTATTGGACTTCTGTGACCAATGATGTCAAACAGTGG GTGTATGCTTGTCAGCATTGCCAAGTGGCAAAAAATACAGTTATTCTAGCACCTAAACAGCACCATCTCAAGGTGGAGAGTCCATGGAGTATAGTTACTGTTGATCTGATGGGCCCATTTCATACAAGCAACAGAAGTCATGTATATGCTATAATCATGACAGATTTGTTCACAAAATGGGTTGTGATTTTGCCTCTGTGTGATGTTTCAGCATCAGAAATTTCTAAAGCTATtatcaatatatttttcttatatggACCTCCTCAGAAAATAATAATGGACCAAAGAGATGAGTTCATTCATCAG atcAATGTTGAACTGTGTGAATTGTTTGGCACAAAGCAGATTGTAATTTCTCATGCCTCCCAAACTGTTACTCCGAATGAAAGTACATCTAGCATGATCAGAATGTTTCTTTCCAAGCATTGTGCTGACTACCCGAACAACTGGGATGATCACCTGTCAGCTGTTTCATTTGCCTTCAACGCTACTCACTTG gAGCCTACTAAAAATACAccatattttcaaatgtttaatcGAAATCCTTACGTGCCTGAGACTTCAGATATTCTTCGTGAACTGGATGGTGATAGTACAAGTATGTTTGCCAAAATTCTAGGTGCAGTTAAAGAAGCTGATAAAATAATGGCGAATAAGACAACTTCAGCAGGACAG GTGGAGAACAACAatttcaaagaactaaataaaaacaaagtcattgttaaaaagaaaccaaagcaaTTAAATCCATTTCATCTAAAAGTGGGTCATGAAGTtttaagacaaaggaaaaattgGTGGAAGGATGGTCGTTTCCAGTCTGAATGGGTTGGTCCTTGTGTCATAGACTATATTACAGAGAATGGATGTgctgttctgagagacaacacTGGGACCCGACTTAAAAGACCTATCAAAATGTCCCACCTCAAGCCCTATGTAAGAGAGTCCAGTGAGCAAG ACAATCTTTATCTCTTACAAGGTTCAGTAGTGGCAGATCATGACTACATTGGATTGCCTGAAATTCCAGTTGGAGCATACCAAGCAAATATTCTGGTAGAAGATGCAACTATTGGAGTAGTCGATAACGAACTACTGACATCAAGCAAGGATCGTGAACTATTAGAATACAGAAATGCCAAAATCTCTCCATTGATAGGCGATCATAGTACTCTTGAAAAGCAGACTTTTAGTCTATTGGACTCTTCAAACCAAGTCCTTGAGTACTTAAGTTAG
- the GIN1 gene encoding gypsy retrotransposon integrase-like protein 1 isoform X3, with product MGPFHTSNRSHVYAIIMTDLFTKWVVILPLCDVSASEISKAIINIFFLYGPPQKIIMDQRDEFIHQINVELCELFGTKQIVISHASQTVTPNESTSSMIRMFLSKHCADYPNNWDDHLSAVSFAFNATHLEPTKNTPYFQMFNRNPYVPETSDILRELDGDSTSMFAKILGAVKEADKIMANKTTSAGQVENNNFKELNKNKVIVKKKPKQLNPFHLKVGHEVLRQRKNWWKDGRFQSEWVGPCVIDYITENGCAVLRDNTGTRLKRPIKMSHLKPYVRESSEQDNLYLLQGSVVADHDYIGLPEIPVGAYQANILVEDATIGVVDNELLTSSKDRELLEYRNAKISPLIGDHSTLEKQTFSLLDSSNQVLEYLS from the exons ATGGGCCCATTTCATACAAGCAACAGAAGTCATGTATATGCTATAATCATGACAGATTTGTTCACAAAATGGGTTGTGATTTTGCCTCTGTGTGATGTTTCAGCATCAGAAATTTCTAAAGCTATtatcaatatatttttcttatatggACCTCCTCAGAAAATAATAATGGACCAAAGAGATGAGTTCATTCATCAG atcAATGTTGAACTGTGTGAATTGTTTGGCACAAAGCAGATTGTAATTTCTCATGCCTCCCAAACTGTTACTCCGAATGAAAGTACATCTAGCATGATCAGAATGTTTCTTTCCAAGCATTGTGCTGACTACCCGAACAACTGGGATGATCACCTGTCAGCTGTTTCATTTGCCTTCAACGCTACTCACTTG gAGCCTACTAAAAATACAccatattttcaaatgtttaatcGAAATCCTTACGTGCCTGAGACTTCAGATATTCTTCGTGAACTGGATGGTGATAGTACAAGTATGTTTGCCAAAATTCTAGGTGCAGTTAAAGAAGCTGATAAAATAATGGCGAATAAGACAACTTCAGCAGGACAG GTGGAGAACAACAatttcaaagaactaaataaaaacaaagtcattgttaaaaagaaaccaaagcaaTTAAATCCATTTCATCTAAAAGTGGGTCATGAAGTtttaagacaaaggaaaaattgGTGGAAGGATGGTCGTTTCCAGTCTGAATGGGTTGGTCCTTGTGTCATAGACTATATTACAGAGAATGGATGTgctgttctgagagacaacacTGGGACCCGACTTAAAAGACCTATCAAAATGTCCCACCTCAAGCCCTATGTAAGAGAGTCCAGTGAGCAAG ACAATCTTTATCTCTTACAAGGTTCAGTAGTGGCAGATCATGACTACATTGGATTGCCTGAAATTCCAGTTGGAGCATACCAAGCAAATATTCTGGTAGAAGATGCAACTATTGGAGTAGTCGATAACGAACTACTGACATCAAGCAAGGATCGTGAACTATTAGAATACAGAAATGCCAAAATCTCTCCATTGATAGGCGATCATAGTACTCTTGAAAAGCAGACTTTTAGTCTATTGGACTCTTCAAACCAAGTCCTTGAGTACTTAAGTTAG